Genomic segment of Clostridia bacterium:
TACAAAAATGCAACCCATGCGGGTTGCATTTTTTTGTTTGCGCGACTGGTTAGTCGAACGGTATCGAGCGCCGCTCGTTGAACGTTGGAGAAGAAAAGAACGAAAAGAAAAGAACGAAAAGAAAAGTCGAAAGAAGAATCGAAAGAAGAGTCGAAAGAATAAAAGGAAAGAAACGCAAAGAAAAGAAGAACAGAAGAGAGAACAAGAAGAGAAAAGAATAAAAGAGGAAAGAATAAAAGAGGAAAGAATAAAAGAGGAAAGAATAAAAGAGGAAAGAATAAAAGAGGAAAGAATAAAAGAGGAAAGAATAAAAAAGAGGGTTGCACGGGGCAACCCTCTTTGTGTGTTGAAAAAGGTGATTAGAAGGTCTTTTCGATGTATTTGACCAACTCGTTGAAGATGACGTCCAAGCCGTGCGCACCTGCGTCGGGGAAACCGATGCTGCGCTCGCCCACGGTACCGGCGCGGCCCAAGGTGGCTTTGTGCGTCTTGGTGGCCTCGGCGCCCTCGTGAGCGGCCTTGGCGCCTTTGCGCATACCTTCCAAGAGTTTGTCCCCCGCTTCGGCGGCGGCGGTCAAAGCGTCCGCGCAGGGTTTCAAAGCGTCGACCAAGGTCTTGTCGCCGACCACGGCGCCCTTGCCGAAACTCTTCTTGCCCGTCTCGTACACACCGCGGTTGGCTTCTTGGAACAAGAAGGCCAAATCCTTGAGGTCGATCTCTTGCTTGCCTGCCATGGCTTTGCCCGCGTACTTGAACGCGCTGCCCCAGATGGGACCGCTGGCGCCGCCGCAGTACTCTTTGATGATTTCGCTGCAGCTCGCGAGGAATTGACCGATGTCGCCTTTCTTGCGGGTGGCCCAATCGGCTTTGAGTTGTTTGAAGCCCTTGGCGATGCTCATACCGAAGTCGCCGTCACCCATTTGGTCCGCCTCGCAGAAGGGGACTTCGTTCTCGATGACGATGTCGGCGAATTTGTCTACGATTTGCACGAAAGCGGCGGTGTTGATGGTCTCGCCCACTTTGGGCTCGCCCGCTACTTCGTACACGGCGTTCTCTTCCTCTTCGACCTTGGCGGCGCCCGCTTTCTTGACGGGAGCGGCTTTGGCCTCGACGGGAGTGATATTGAGGGCTTTGGCGATGGCCTTCATGGCTTCCACAGCGGCCTCGGCTTGCGCGTCCATAGCGGCGCCCCAAGTCAAAGCGGGAGTGTTGACGGGATAGTCGACCAAGGCTTTGAGCTCGGCGTCTACCTTGAGCACGGTAATGGAGGCACCGGCCATGTCGATAGAGGTCATGTAGTTGCCCACGATGGTGCGATGAATGGCGATGCCGTCGGCCTCCAAGCACTTGGTGACCGAGTTGTTGAGAATGTACAACTCTTGCAGGGGGCTACCGCCGAAACCGTTGATGAGCAATACCACTTCGTCGCCTTTCTTGACGCCGAGGTCTTCCTCGAGGTCGGAGACGATGCGGCGGGATAAATCGTCCGCGAAGGTGCCCTTGCTGTAGTCGATCTTCTCACGGAAGCGGCCGGGCTCGCCGTGGATGCCCACGCCGAATTCCATCTCGTCGTCACCGATCTCGAAGGTGGGGTGACCGGCGGCGGGAACGGTGCAACTGGTGAAGGCGAAGCCGAAGCTACGCACGTTGGCGATGACCTTGTTGGCTACGGCTTTGACTTCGGCGAGGCTCTTGCCTTGCTCGGCGGCGGCGCCGGCGCACTTGTGCACCAACACGGTGCCCGCCACGCCGCGACGGCCTACGGTGTAGAGGCTGTCCTTGACGGCGATGTCGTCATTGACGTACACGGCGTCCACGTTGACGCCGTCCTCTTGCGCGTCGTACATGGCGTTGTTGAAGTTCATGCAGTCGCCCGAATAGTTCTTGATGATGAGCAATACGCCCTTGTCGGTGGCCACTTGCTTGATGGCGTTGTACACTTGCACTTGCGAGGGACTGGCGAATACGTCGCCGCAGACCGCGCAGTCCAACATACCTTTGCCGACGAAGCCCGCGTGGGCAGGCTCGTGACCCGAGCCACCGCCCGAAATCAGGCTGACTTTGTCGGGGTTGACGTCCACTTTCTTGACGATCTTAAATTTTTCCACAAACTCGAGTTCGGGATGTGCCTTGGCGAGGCCGTGACACATATCGTACACAAAAGTTTCGGGGGTGTTCATTATTTTTTTCATGCGACAAATCTCCTTATTTTGATATTGTGTAGGCGCACCCCGCGGGATGCGCCTACCTTTTTTACGCTTCGTTTGTAGTTATCAGTCCAAACCTTTGTAGTCGCGGCCGATCTTGTCGGCGGTCTTGATGGCGGCGATGACCATGTCGGGCGTGACTTTGAAGGGCATATTGTGAATGGACTCATCGGGGATGCAGGTCTTCTCGGCCACGGCCTTGAGTTCCTCGTCCGAAAGGGCGCTACGCAATACTTTGCCGGTCTTGTCGGTCATGAGGTCTTCCAAGCACATAGGCAGGCCCACGGTGTCGCAGAAGTCCAAGACCTCGAACAACTCTTCCTCGGGGGAGTTCTCGAGCACCAACTGGCACAGAGTACCGAAGGCGACGATCTCGCCGTGCATCTTGCAGGCGTGAATGTCGTGCACCACGGTCAAGCCGTCGTGAATGGCGTGAGCCGCTGCCAAGCCGCCCGACTCGAAGCCCAAGCCCGAAAGGAGAATGTTGGTCTCGACGATCTTCTCGAAGGCCTCGGTGACGGCGTGCTCTTTGCAGGCCATCATGGCCTTGTAGCCGTCGGAGATGAGGTTCTTGTAGCACAGCTCGCCGATGGCGGCGGCGGTGTGGGTGCCGTAGCCCAACAGAGTGCCTTTGGCACGGTTGGCGCCGCAGGGCAGACCCGCGTTGACGTTGGACACGCTCTTGAAGTTGGCGCGCGCCTCGAAGTAGGTGCTGAGGGCGTCGCCCATACCGCTGACCAAGAAGCGCACGGGAGCGTTGGCGATGACGTTGAGGTCAATCAGCACCACGCTGGGGCTTTGACGGAAATAAGCATAATCGTCGAACTCGTGGTCGTCGGTGTACAACACGGCGCTGTGAGAGGTGGGTGCGTCGGTCGCGGCGATGGTGGGGCAGATGATGAGGGGATTGCCGGCAGCCACGCACTTGGAAGTATCGATGGCTTTGCCGCCGCCCAAACCGATGGTGCAGGCGCACTTATTGGCCTTGGCGAACTCTTGCAATTTCTTGACGACGTTGCGGGAGCACTCGCCTTGGAAGATGTCGCCGCAGGGAACCAACTCGACGCCGTATTGCTTCTCGGTCTCGGCCAATTTGTCTTTTACCAAACCTAAGGCAAAGGGATCGGCAATCAACAACGCTTTCTTGCCGAAAGTCTTGACGAAGTAACCCAAATTGAGCAGTTCGTTTTCGCCTTGGACGTACTTGGTGGGACAGATAAATGCTTTTCTCATAGATAAATCTCCTTTATAAAGTTTTTCTGATATTTTGCCGCCTATTGCGACATTTTAATTATACCATAGGTTTTTGCCTTGTCAATAGGCATTTTTGCGTTTTCTACCCCTTTTGCCTATATAAATCCGCATTTTGGGGCGAAATATTTGTCAAAAACGCGGTTTTTTTGCGATTTGGGACGCCGAAATGCAAAAACGTGCTATGGTATACGTCCAAGGAGAAACTATGAAAGCGTCCCGCGTTTTGTTGATTGTGGTCCTATTCGTCACCTCGCTTACCTTCGGCGTGCTGTACGTCTACCGTTACGTTTACCAGAAGGATCTTTTGCCCAATACGGCCTCGGTCAGCCGTACCACGGCGGACGCCGCCGCGGCTACCGACGTAACGCCCCAACCCGTCGTGCCCGCCGTCACCTACAGCGTTTTGCCGCGGCTCTCTTATACCTACGACGGGGTTACGGTAGGCGTGACGGGGACGAAGGGACGGGAGGACCTCGTGGATTACTACGCCTTTGGCGGTCACGTCTTTGCCATTCTCTCCACCGATACGGATGGGGAGGATTATCGCGCGGAGGGGCGTTCGCTGGCCGTCGCCCGCTTCGACACCCAATGCACCCTGGTCGATACCGTTACCCTGCCCAAATCCGTGGGCTACGCCTACCTTGCCGCCTGTATGTACGACTACGGCCTGTTGATAGCGGCGGTCTCGGCGAGTGACGTGCGCGTGTGGAGCGTCAGCGTCAACCTCGCGGTGCGCACGACCGCCTATCCCTACGTATGCCAAGCGGGCGCGATGATTTACGCCGAAGGGGGCGCGGTGCTCGCGTTGTCGGGGGATAAACTGCACCTGCTTTCGGTGGACGCGGATTTGGCGACGAGGTGGTATCACGCCGTTCCCGTCGGGAGCGAACGCGTGGTGACCGCTTACGCGGTGGGGAACGTCTACGTCGTTTTGACCACCGACGCTTCGGCGGGGAGCGCCTACACCTTCGACAAGTCGGGCTACCGCACCCGCTCGGTGTTGCCCGCCATAACCGCCGTGACGCCGTACGCGTCGGGCTACGCCGTCGCTTCCCAAAAGGAAGGCGCGCTGTGCTTTTTTGACGCGCATTTCACGCGTACGGGCGCGCTACCTATATCCGCTCGCGGGAATACCTACCTCGCGGCCTACGACAAGGGCATACTGCTGACGGTGGGCACGGCGGGCTATCTCTTGTGCAATCACGGGGACGTGCAGTACACATTTGCGCTGCCCGAGGGGGTGAACGCGCCGCCTGTGTATTGGGGCGACCGCTTTTATTTTGCAGCCGCCGAGGGGGCGACCGCCGCCGTCTACGCCTACAAGCCGTACACCGAGTCGCCCGTCGCCGTGGCGTCCTACGTGGGCGCGGCTTCGCCCCGTATATGGCCCATGGACGGCTATCTCTATTGCCTTTGCGCGTCCGATTTCGACTACGGCTATTACGCGGGCAGTATCGGGGGCAGGGACGTTTATTTGCTCAAAAGTCCGCTCGCGTGGTAGGCACCCTGCGCAGGGCGGCCGCATATACTGTGGCGGGAGTACGCTCTCCGTTCGTTCGATATATCCTCTATGCGGCTGTGCCGCGTAATAAAAAACCCGTGACGCCATAACGTCACGGGTCTCTCTCATAGAGAGAACTATTTGAGCGAAGCGATACGCTCGTCCAACTTGGCCATCTTGTCCAAATTGAGGGCAAGCGCGGCTTTTTCTTTTTCCACCACGGCTTGGGGCGCTCTCGCAACGAAGCCCGCGTTGGCGAGCATACCTTGCGAGCGGTCGATCTCCTTTTGCAACTTGGCTTTTTCGGCCTCTAAACGCGCGATCTCCTTGTCGGTGTCCACGAGGTCGCCCAAGGGGATATACAACTCGGCGATGGTCGTCACTTTGCTCGATACCTTTTGGGGTACGTCCTTTTTGTCGATGAAGGTGATGGACTCCACGCCCGCCAACTTTTCCACGTACCTGCGGCACTTGTCGATGGTCTTTGCCTCTTCGGTGACTACCATAAGGTGCACCTTCTTGGAAGGTG
This window contains:
- the dhaK gene encoding dihydroxyacetone kinase subunit DhaK, which gives rise to MKKIMNTPETFVYDMCHGLAKAHPELEFVEKFKIVKKVDVNPDKVSLISGGGSGHEPAHAGFVGKGMLDCAVCGDVFASPSQVQVYNAIKQVATDKGVLLIIKNYSGDCMNFNNAMYDAQEDGVNVDAVYVNDDIAVKDSLYTVGRRGVAGTVLVHKCAGAAAEQGKSLAEVKAVANKVIANVRSFGFAFTSCTVPAAGHPTFEIGDDEMEFGVGIHGEPGRFREKIDYSKGTFADDLSRRIVSDLEEDLGVKKGDEVVLLINGFGGSPLQELYILNNSVTKCLEADGIAIHRTIVGNYMTSIDMAGASITVLKVDAELKALVDYPVNTPALTWGAAMDAQAEAAVEAMKAIAKALNITPVEAKAAPVKKAGAAKVEEEENAVYEVAGEPKVGETINTAAFVQIVDKFADIVIENEVPFCEADQMGDGDFGMSIAKGFKQLKADWATRKKGDIGQFLASCSEIIKEYCGGASGPIWGSAFKYAGKAMAGKQEIDLKDLAFLFQEANRGVYETGKKSFGKGAVVGDKTLVDALKPCADALTAAAEAGDKLLEGMRKGAKAAHEGAEATKTHKATLGRAGTVGERSIGFPDAGAHGLDVIFNELVKYIEKTF
- a CDS encoding glycerol dehydrogenase, with product MRKAFICPTKYVQGENELLNLGYFVKTFGKKALLIADPFALGLVKDKLAETEKQYGVELVPCGDIFQGECSRNVVKKLQEFAKANKCACTIGLGGGKAIDTSKCVAAGNPLIICPTIAATDAPTSHSAVLYTDDHEFDDYAYFRQSPSVVLIDLNVIANAPVRFLVSGMGDALSTYFEARANFKSVSNVNAGLPCGANRAKGTLLGYGTHTAAAIGELCYKNLISDGYKAMMACKEHAVTEAFEKIVETNILLSGLGFESGGLAAAHAIHDGLTVVHDIHACKMHGEIVAFGTLCQLVLENSPEEELFEVLDFCDTVGLPMCLEDLMTDKTGKVLRSALSDEELKAVAEKTCIPDESIHNMPFKVTPDMVIAAIKTADKIGRDYKGLD